One genomic window of Tachypleus tridentatus isolate NWPU-2018 chromosome 12, ASM421037v1, whole genome shotgun sequence includes the following:
- the LOC143233861 gene encoding uncharacterized protein LOC143233861 encodes MAAQKHVLYFVRWLYPTTLPTMKKIVVSVDVLGLLPSKISDNLNLDVDATNLSAQVYMENLQDWVDVQWSDISKPRTKLHVSLVSNAGASDGEIAVVELWRMRLRQKFQNNEKRNDSSLPIVQDETPSQNRGYMD; translated from the exons ATGGCTGCTCAGAAACACGTTCTCTACTTTGTG AGATGGCTTTATCCTACCACATTACctacaatgaaaaaaattgtGGTGTCAGTGGATGTTCTGGGATTGTTGCCCAGTAAGATTTCTGACAACCTAAATCTGGATGTAGATGCTACCAACTTGTCAGCTCAAGTGTACATGGAAAACTTGCAGGACTGGGTGGATGTTCAATGGTCTGAcatttcaaaaccacgaacaaagTTGCACGTTTCTCTGGTTTCTAACGCTGGGGCATCCGACGGAGAGATAGCTGTTGTG GAGCTGTGGAGGATGAGGCTTCGTCAGAAATTCCAGAATAATGAAAAGCGAAATGATTCATCATTGCCTATAGTTCAAGATGAAACCCCATCTCAGAACAGAGGCTATATGGATTAA